ACGACCGCTACCCGGGTACCAACATCCCGAAAAATTTCTCTAGTGATGTGATCATCAACAATCCGCAGACCGGCGAAAACCGCCCGACGCTGATCTACATGAACAACCCGCTGCGCTACGAGGGCTACACGTTTTTCCAAGCCAGCTTTGCCAACGAAGACACGACCTCGATCCTGCAAGTGGTGAGCAACGCGACTTGGTGGCTGCCGTATTTGGCGATCACCTTGGTCGGGCTGGGGATGACCATGCAGTTTGGCCTGAGTCTGATGACTTTCGCCAACCGCAAGTCGGCCAAGAAGGCCAAAGAAAGCAGTGACGCGACCACGCCGAGTGGCGGCGTACTCGTGCCGGGTATTTTCCTGGCGATCGGTTTGCTGATCACCGGTGCCGGATTTTTCCAGAAGCCGAAGTCGGACTTTGCAGTGCAAAGCTTTGCCGAGCTGCCGGTGCAGAGCGGTGGCCGTATCTTGCCGCTGGACTCCGTGGCGATCAACTCGCTGCGCATTATTCAGGGCCGCCAAAATGTCCGCCTGGATGACGGCCGGAAGCTGACCGCCAGCGAGTGGCTGCTTGATCTGGCTTACAAGCCGGAGCTGGCCGACGATTACCCGGTCTTCCGCATCGTCAACGCCGAGGTGCTTGCGCTCTATGGCTGGCAGCAAACGGATCGCAAATATTTCTCGTGGAATGAGCTGAGCCCGGAGTTTTCGATGCTCGCCGAAATGGCGCGCCAAGTCCCCGATGAGGAAACGCAGCGTACGCCGTTCCACAAGGCGCTGATCAAGCTGACGAACGCCTTGACCATGTATAACGCGCTGGGCCACTCGCTGGACCCCGGTGCCGATTATCAGGCGTGGGAGGAAGTCGCCGGCCCCGGCAGCGAAGCGTTGCGCCAGCGTGAGCAGGGTCAGCCGTTTGACGAAGCCGCGCTGACGCCCTTCATCGTGATGGCCGATTATTACATGCGCCTCGCGCAAACGGCGGATCTCGGCGTGACCGCGCCGCCGGCGGGCAGCGGGAGCAACGACTGGCTAAACATCGGCGAGGGAATGTTTACGACGATTCAAAGCGGCGAGCTGAGTGACGTGGTCAAGGGCTACGGCGCGTTGGGGGTTGCCTACCGCGAAGGGCAGCCCGAGGCATTTGCGCAAACGCTGGCCGAGATGAAGGCCGAGCTCGCCTTGCAATCCAGCGCCAGCCGTGTGCAGTTCGAAGAGCTGTTTAACGTCATGCAGCCGTTCTATTATACGATTATTATCTACGTGATGATTTTCTTCCTGGTTTGCGTTAGCTGGCTTAAGTGGTCGGCACCGCTTCAGCGTGCGGCGTTTTGGCTGATGGTGCTGGCACTGGTGGTGCACACTTTTGGGCTCTTTGCGCGCATGTATATTCAAGGGCGGCCACCGGTGACGAATCTCTACTCGTCGGCGATTTTCGTTGGCTGGGTGTCGATCATCCTGGGCGTGATTCTGGAGCGGATTTACCGCAACGGCGTGGGTAGCTTTGTCGCGTCGCTGATTGGCTTTGTGACGCTGATCATCGCGCATAACCTCGCGCTGACCGGCGACACGCTGGAAATGATGCGTGCCGTGCTCGATGACAACTTCTGGCTGGCAACGCACGTGGTGATCATCACAGCGGGCTACGGCGCGGTCTTCCTGGCCGGCGCGCTGGGGCTGATTTACATTGTGCGCGGACTGATGACGCCGGGGCTCGAGAAATCCACCGCCAAGACGCTCTACGGCATGAGCTACGGCATCACCTGCTTTGGGCTGCTGTTCAGTTTTGTCGGCACGATGTTGGGCGGCGTTTGGGCCGACCAGAGTTGGGGCCGTTTTTGGGGCTGGGACCCGAAGGAAAATGGCGCGTTGATCATCGTGCTTTGGGGTGCGCTGATGCTGCACGCACGCTGGGGCGGTTTGGTCAAAGAGCGCGGCTTCATGGTGCTCGCCGTGGGGGGCAATATCGTGACGGCGTGGAGCTGGTTCGGGACGAATTTGCTCGGCATCGGCCTGCACTCCTATGGGTTCCTGAGCGCGGCCTTCACTTGGCTAACGATCTTCTGGGTGAGCCAGCTGTTCTTCATCGCCATTGGCTTGATTCCGCTGAAATACTGGTCAAGCTACAGCCGATGGAAAAAACAATCCTGATCGTCCTTACGGTCATCGCCGCCCTTGGTTTGACCGCTTGCGAATCGTCATCTGCAACTACTGATAATAGCCAATCAGAAGAGGTTCTCAAAATGCAACAAAAGCGCGAACAATATCAACCACAGGCCCCGGGTAACTGAGAACACATTATCTTATGAAAAAGATTCATATTACGTTCATCATTAGCTCTTTATTGGGCGCTTTTTTATTCGCTGGCTGCGAGAGTAAGCCGCTGACCCCTCGGGAGAAGCAGATTTACGAAAATGAGAAAGCTGAACTGGGTTACGAAAATCAGCAACAGCTTGAAGAAGTCGAGTATGAGCAAGGTTACGTCCCGACTGGCGATCCGCAGATCGATCCGTAAAAATTTTGACTGGAAAAACGAGAAACCTAGGTAAAATTGCCTAGGTTTTTTGGTGAAACCACATCACTGCTTTGCTAACTAGCCACTGTTTTAAACAAAATTTGTAACAAACGACATTTTTTATAAAAAAAAACGTGCAAAGCCCTAATATTTTCCGGAACATGTCGTATATATTATTGACGACATAAGTGTTGGGTAAAACCAACCTTTCAGTCAGTAGTAGCAGTAGTAGTAGTAGTAGCAGCCAGTCCCCGTCCCTTAGCAGGGCGGGGACTATTTTTTGCCCAGTTGCTGTGTGCCTTGGATATTGCCAAAGGTCAGAAAAATTGACGACTTGCTGTGTTTATTGTGGAATAATTATTCCTATCGCTGACACTTAAGTAACATGGCACGAATTTTACTAGCTATCCTCTGCATGCTGAGCTCTACCTCGATCAGCGCGAATATTCAGCAAGCAGATACGGATCTACCATTTGATAATGTAAGTGCTTACTCCTTGGAAAATGCCTTTCCGGGTTTGAGTTTTTCTGACCCGATTACGATTACCACAGTGCCTGGAGAGAGTGATCGTGTATTTATTGGAGAGAAAGGGGGGATGTTGTGGGTGATCCCGGATTTGAATGCGCCTGTGCTCGAAAAACAGCAATTCCTCTCTTTAAAGTATATACAGAATGCTTGGGAATCTGGATTACTCGGCGTGGCGTTTCACCCGGATTTCGCTAGCAACGGCTACTTTTACGTCTATTATACGCCTCATGAGTTCATTGATGGTGTACGGATTCGCTACAACCGGCTTTCGCGTTTTCAAGTCTCTGCGGATGATCCGAATGTCGCGGATCCGACCAGCGAATTGATTCTAATTAATCAACTGGACAAAGATATTTTCCATAATGCGGGAGACGTGCATTTTGGCAGCGATGGCTACCTCTACTTCACCAATGGAGATGGAGGAGATGCCAATGACAGCTACGATGTCGCTCAGCGGCTTGATTTGGACTATTTCGCCGGCTTGTTTCGCATTGATGTTGACCGGCTGCCCGGAAACCTGGAGCCCAACAGTCACCCGAGCGTGGTGCTAAATCCTGAGACTGGGAAAGCCAATTATGCTATTCCGGCGGACAATCCCTGGGTTGGTGCCACCAGCTTTAATGGCAGTCCGGTGAATGCCGAAGAGGTGATCATGGAGTATTTCGCAATAGGTCTGCGCAATCCGTTTCGATTTTGGATCGATGACACTTCGGGGAATATATGGATTGGCGATGTCGGGCAATACGCCCAAGAAGAGGTTGATATTTCGCGGGGCGGCGAAAATTTCGGCTGGGCCTACCGGGAAGGCCTGATTGATGGGTTTAAGAGCGATCAACAGCCCGAGGGCTTCGTCGAAACACCTCCCATCCATGTTTATCCACGCAATGAGGGTCGTGCGATTATAGGTGGGCTGGTTTACCGCGAAGATTTTTATCCTGAACTAGCGGGTGCCTACGTGTTTGGGGACTACGTTTCAGGGCGTATTTGGGCGCTGCGTTACAATGGAGAATCGGTTTCCCGTGAGCTGCTTACGCAACAAACTTCGCTGACTGAATTTGATCTGCATCCACAAACAGGTGAGATCTTAGTCAGCATTCGTGATAGTGGCGAGATTATGAAATTGGTCCGCAATGATGAGTTAGCAGCCTTACCGGAGACGCTCTCGGAAACAGGTGCTTTTACCTCACTGCAGGATATGACGCCCGCTGCCGGAGTTATCCCGTATGAGCCGAATGTCAGCTTTTGGTCCGACCATGCCATCAAACAGCGTTGGTTTGCGTTGAGTGGTGAGGAGCCCTTTGACTATTCGCTCGATGAGGGCTGGACGGCACCCACTGGCGCGATTTGGGCCAAGCACTTCGAACTGGAACTGGAGCGGGGTAATCCAGACTCGCGAAAACGCATCGAAACGCGCTTTCTGGTAAAAACCGAAGCCGGCGCTTATGGTGTATCTTACCAGTGGAACGAGGCGGGAACCGAAGCCACCCTAGCGAGTGCCGATGGCGTGGATATTGCCTTGGATATCGTTGATGAGCACGGGTTTGAAAAAACGCAAACGTGGCGCATTCCCAGCCGGTCTGAGTGCATGCAGTGCCACAGTGCGGTATCCGGTTTTGCGCTGAGCTTTAATGCACGGCAGCTAAACCGCTCCGATGAGTTTGCGGGGCAGTACCAAAACGTGTTGGCTGGGCTGACTGCCATGGGGTATTTGGCTGGAGGGCCAGACAGCGAGGAGGTCAAATACATCCCAGCTTTTGCGACCAAAACAGACGAATCGCAGAGTTTGGAATTTCGAGCGAGAAGCTACTTGGCGGTCAATTGCGCACAATGCCACCAGCCCGGTGGTGCCGCGATATCGGATATTGATTTGCGCCCGCATCGCAGTTTGCGAGGGACGGGGATGATCAACGCTTTGCCCGGCAACGACGCTGGAGGCAATGGCGATCCGGACAACCGCGTTATCGTTCCGGGGGACCCCGACCACTCTGTGCTGCTGCAGCGACTTTGTGCCTGCAACGGCTTTACCCGAATGCCCCCTCTGGCGACTTTCGAAATCGATGATGAGGGCGTGGCGCTGATCCGTGATTGGATTTTATCGCTAGCCGGATATGAATCCTACCATGAGTGGATTGAGAATTATTTCAGCCTAACAGCGCCTGAATCCGCTGCAGATGTCGATGCTGATGGCGATGGCTTTTCGAATGAATTTGAGCATCTCGCTGGCACGAATCCGAACCGATTTGCGGATGCCTGGCAGCCAACATTCCAGATGGACGGTGATCAGTTGCAACTCCAGTATCAAACTGTTCGCAACTTACCGCTGTTGATTGAAGCTTCGAATGATCTCGTTGATTGGCAACTTTGGGAGCAGGGACCGCAGTCTCTGCTTTCGACCGAGGGCGGAGCCACCATGGTTCATGATCTCGAGTTGGAGAGTCCGCTTTTTTTGCGGTTTGTATTTCCTGGAATTCCAGATTCCACCGAAGACTAGTAAAGCAGGCGTTTCGCGAGAGTTTACGGCCTAGTGCTTGCCCGAAAAGGGCAGTAATTCCGCAGCGAATGGTTGCATGCGGGGCGGTGGCGGTTCAGGTTGGTGGTTGGTATGCCGCGTAATGATCAACCTTCGCTGTTTCAATCTGACGAGCCTAAAACGGGTGCGCAGGTTGGGGGGACTCCGGCGAAAGCAAAGGCGCATCAGCCGCTGGCGGTTAGGATGCGGCCGCGGAATTTATCCGAAGTTATTGGGCAGGAGCACTTGTTGGGCGAGGATTGCCTGCTGCCGCGGTTGATCAAGGCGGATTCCTTCGGCAGTCTGCTGTTTTACGGTCCCCCGGGCTGTGGTAAGACGACGATGGCCGAGGTGATTGCGGAAGAAACTGGTAGCCATTGCGTGCGTTTAAATGCCGTGCTGTCGAACGTGGCCGAGCTGCGCGACGTGCTTCGGATGGCCCGCTATCAGCCCGATCAGCGAACGATACTTTTCATCGACGAAATTCACCGTTTCAACAAGGCGCAGCAAGACCTGCTCTTGCCCGATGTCGAGGCCGGACACGTGCGCCTGATTGGGGCGACGACTCATAACCCTGGCTTTTATGTCATTCCGCCCTTGCTTTCGCGGAGCCATCTATTCCGGCTGGAACCGCTGCCCGAAGACGCGGTGGTCAAGGTGCTGCGACGGGCGCTGGAGGACGAGGAGCGCGGGCTCGGCAAAACCCATTGCACGGCACCGGACGAGGTGTTAATCGGCCTGGCGCGCCTGTGTGATGGCGATACCCGTCGCGCGCTCAATGCGCTGGAGACATTGGTGCTCAGCAAGCCGATGGGGAGCAAGGCGACCACGGAGGATTTAAAGGTCTTCGCCCGGGAACGGCAGATTCGTTACGACAACAACGAGGACGAGCACTACGACACGATTTCTGCCTACATCAAGAGCATGCGCGGGGGCGATCCCGACGCGGCGCTTTACTGGTTGGCTAAGATGCTGGCCGGCGGCGAAGATCCGCGGTTCATTGCCCGGCGGCTCGTGATTTTGGCCAGCGAGGATATTGGCATGGCGGACTCTCGTGCGCTGCCGCTGGCGGTGTCGGCGTTTCAGGCTTGTGAGTTTATCGGCATGCCTGAGTGTGAGCTGAACCTTGCTCACGTGACGGTGTTTTTGGCCTGCGCGCCCAAGAGCAACTCGACCACGATGGCGATCAGCGCGGCCAAGCAAGCGATCCGCAACGGGCCTCTGCAAGCCGTGCCAATGTGGCTCCGCGATGCCCATACGAAGCTCAATAAGCAGCTTGGGCAGGGCGAGGGGTATCGCTATAGCCACGATTACCCGGAAGCCGTTTCCGGACAGGAATACATGATCGAGCCTCAAACTTTTTACCGGCCTAAGAAGTCCGGTGCCGAGACCGCTATTGGCGAACGGCTGGCACAGTGGCGGACCATTAAGGCCGAGATCCAGCGCAGTGAGGGAGGTCAGGAGTGAAAGTGCTCTAACTGTGGGCTGTTGACCCGTGTGGGAACTTGTCGCTTGAGCATTGGTCCTTAGTGGCTTAGAAATTAGTTCATGAAATTTGCAGAAAACCTTCGATATGGTCTGGCGCTGTTGTTGCTGATGGCGACCGGAGCGCTGCATGGGCAAGTGGCAGAGGGGCAAAAGCTCGAGCCGGAGCTTGGCCTATACTTGGATATCAATGAAGAGGAGTGGGGGGCCGCCCAGCTCAACTTGCGCATCGTGAATAACAATTTCCAGGCATATTTCATGGACGCCGAAGGTCTTCTGGTACCGCCACCGGTGGATAAGCTGATCGTTCACTATTCAAATTTTGTGCGGAAATCCAACGCCAACATGACCATCACCCTTGAGCCCAGCGGCCTGATGATGACGTCTCCGCGCGTTATCTCGCCGCCATATCGCTATCAGGTGCGTCTGTTTTTAAAGAAGACCGTGAACCCTGATGCCTACTACAAGGATAGCTACGAGGAGAAGGAGTTTATCGGCATGCATATTTTAGATCAATTAGGCGGCGACAAGCTGGAGCTGACGTCGGTTACTCCGACCAGCGTGGAAGTGGAGACACCTGCCGAGGAAGAGAAAGCGGCAAACTAAGGCATGGCCGAACCGAAAGCGAATAATTGGCTGGCCTGGCTGCGATCCTGGGTGCTCATTGCGCTAGGCGTGTTGCTGGCAGCTTGGACGAGTGACGGCATTAGCTTTCGCAGCGATGGCTCCTTGGTCATGGGCGTGTTGCTGATCAGCGTGCTCAATGTCTTCTTGCGGCCGATTCTGCTGCTCTTTGCGTTGCCCTTTGTGGTGCTGACGCTCGGGCTGGGCATCTTTCTGATCAACGCCTTGCTGTTCTGGCTCGCAAGCAGCATTGTGCCCGGCTTCGAAGTGGCGGGCTTTGGCTCGGCGCTGTGGGGCGCATTTGTCGTGAGCTTCACCAACTGGCTGGCCACGGCTTTGCTCGGTGGACCGCGCAATGTGCGCGTACGCGTAAATCGCGGCCAATCCGGCGGTAAGGGTCCGGATCGCCGCGATGATGACGTGATCGACGTTTAGTCCACGTGTTTGTGGATCAGGTCCTTGGTCGTCAGAAGCTTGACGAACTTCTTCATCGCCGGAGTCAATACGCGGCCTTTGCGGTGGACGATTGCCAGGGGGCGTGTCACCTTCTTGCCGCGTAGGGAGACGGAGGCGAGCAGGCCTTGCTTGACCTCTTGCAAGACCGTGGTCGAGGGCACGAGCGCGATGCCGGCATCGATTTCCACGGCGCGCTTAACGGTCTCAATGTTGTCGAATTCCATGACGGGATCGATATCGAGCTTGTTGTCGCGGAAGAGTTGATCGGTGGCCTTGCGGGTTGGGATGTCCTGATCGAAGCCGATAAATTTGTGGTTTTCGAGCTCCTTGAGGTCGACGGATTTTTGCTTGGCCAGCGGGCTGCTTGGCGAACAAATAACCACGAGTTGGTCTTCTTGGAAGGGGATGGTTTCGAGCTGGCGCATTTTTTGCGGATAAGCAACGAGACCGAAGTCCACCGCATTGTGCAGGATGTCTTCGTAAACGAGGTTGGCGCGGCGGTATTCCACGCGGACGTTGACGTCGGGAAACTCTTGCAGAAACTCTTTCACGTAGGGGGGCAGCTCGTGCAGGCCAATCGAATAAATCGTGGAGATGTGGATGGTGCCGCTGATGACCTTCTTCATCTCCTGCAGCTCGCTCATCAGCTTTTCATAAAGATGGAGCAGCTCCTTGGACGATTCGTAAAGCTTCGCGCCTTCGCGGGTGAGATGGAATTGCTTTTGACTGCGGTCCACGATTAGCGCATTAAAATGCTTTTCCATCGCGCGCAATTGCTGGCTGACGGCCGACTGGGTAATGCCATTTAATTTAGCAGCCTTCGAAAAACTCTGACTTTCAACGAGATCAGAAAAGATTTTCAGATTTTCAATATGCATAATAAAACCTAATATCACAATTGCTAATTGGATTGCAACCTAAAAAATAGATAAACTTATCGCCTTTTCGAAGTGATTACCTACGAGCAGTTTTACGAAAATCATCAACGCGTGCTGGAGCGGGTTTTAGCCGCTTGCGCGCGTGCCGAACGGGACCCGGCGACAGTCAAAGTGCTGCCGGTGACGAAGACTCACCCCATCGATGCCGCGCTCTACGCCGGCCGGGCGGGCTACACCGCAGTCGGTGAAAACCGGGTGCAGGAGGCTGTGGACAAGATGACGACGGATGCTGGCGTGCAGTGGGAACTCATTGGCCACTTGCAGTCCAACAAGGCAAAACTAGCCGCGGAGAAATTTCACCGCGTGCAGTCCGTCGATAGCGCTAAGCTGGCGAAGAAATTAGCCACCGCTGCCAGTGAGCAGGGGCGCGTGCTGCCGATTCTGCTACAGGTGAACGCGGGGGATGATCCGGCGAAGTTCGGTCTCGGCTGTGAGGAAACTCCGGCGGTGCTGGAGCTTGTTCTTGGTCTGGAGTCGCTCCAAGTGGACGGCTTGATGACCATTGCTCCCCTGTCGGATGATCCGGATGTCGCCCGAAAATGCTTCGAGCGGTTGCGGGATTTGCGGGATCAGTTGGAGGCGCGTTTCGGCGTCAACTTGCCCGAATTATCGATGGGCATGAGTGGCGACTTAGAGGCGGCTGTAGCCTCAGGAAGCACGATGCTGCGCGTTGGCAGCGCTTTTTTTGGAGCGCGCTGAATTGTCGCGCCATAGGTCGGCCAGTGCAGTGTCCAAGAGATTTTCGGCCACGCGGCGCATTGCCTCGGCAGAGTCTGCAGGCGCAATCTTGCTAAGCTCTGGGCTGTCGCCGATGATATGGACCTTAGTCGAATGATGGGTAGATGTTTCCATGTATGACTACATGTATAATCGGAACCAATGATTCGCCTTTAAGCGAAAAGTTACGGTGCCTTGGGAAAACCGAGATTCTCGCGCAGATCACGCACGATGCTCTCCAGCCTATCGGTGCCCTGTTGGATCTGCTGGATGCTTTTTTCGGTCTGGGATTCGTCCTGGGTACGCTTGAGGATCTCGCAGTGGCCCCGGATCAGGAATATCTGACCATTGAGGTCATGCACTAGCGAGCGGAAGGAGTTTTCCTCATTATCCGACAGATTCATGGGGGTTACGATGGGTGTTATTGCGCGTTGTGCAACTCAAACCGCTTCCACACCCATGCTGTCCAGCAGGCTGCTGATGTAGGGGATCAACTGCTTCTTTCGCGATACAATGCTCGGCAGGTCGAAAATCGTGCGATGATGTTCGATATGCGTGAAGTTGATGCTCGCGATGATTTCGCTGTCGCCCGCAGTGACGAGCAGGGAATTTTGCTGATTGATGTCGGTGACGAGCAGGCAGGAGAAATCCAAGCCCTGGCTTTCGAGGTAGCTCTCCAGGGCAGCCTGAATGGCATCATGGTGCTTCCAGAAATTTTCGTAGCCGAGCTCCTCAATCTGTGAAACCGAGTATTTAATGCCGCCCTGCTCATACTGCTTGCAGTCGGTCTCAATGACGCGATCAGGCGAGGAAGTCAGGATAATTGAGCCAGAGTTGAAGACAATGTCGCACATTTCCTCCACGCTGACACCGGAAATTTCAGACAGCCAAGGCAGCAGTTCGGCATCTTTGGGCGTGGAAGTGGGGCTCTGCAAATTGAGCGTGTCGGAGACCAGGCCAGCCATCATAACGCCCGCGATCTCTGGCGAGGGGGTGATGTTTGCGGCTCGGAACATGCTCGCAATGATGCTGCTGGTCGAGCCGATGATTTCGTTGCGAAAGTAGATTGGCTGTGCAGTAGCTGGGTTAGCAAGGCGGTGGTGGTCAATGACTTCGACAATGTTGACATCGCCCGCGCCATTGACGGCCTGGCCTAGCTCGTTGTGATCAACCAGCACCAGGCGTGTTGGCACCGGCTTGAGCAAGTCAGTCTTGGAAAAGAGGCCGATGAGCTTCTTTTTCTCGTCAACAACGCAGAAAATAGGGGCACTCAAGGTGGCAATTTTGCGCTTCACCGTGAGGACTTTTTCATCGGCGGAAAAGGTGGGCACTTCGCGATCGATCATCGGTGCCACCAGGGTGGCGGTTCGAATGATCCACGAGGTGGTGGCAGAGTCAGCCTCGCTGACGATCAGGGAGACGCCGCGATCCGTGGCAAACTCCACGACTTCCTTGTCCACTTCGAGGCCGCCGGTGATCACGACGAGCCGCGCGCCGCTCTGGATGGCCTTCTGTTGGATATCATAACGGTCGCCTACGACGACGATGCTTTCCTTGAAGGAGACGCCTTCGCTCTCGGTAAACACGCCGAAGGAGCGGATGTCCATCGCGCCGACGCGCACGTAGAGATCTTCGACTTGCTCGGGGTCAACGACGTTGAGCACCTCGGCCTTGAGCGCGCAGATGATGTTTCCGATCGAGGTGTATACGTGGCGCATTTTGCGCGGCTCTTTGGGCTTGGGGATGAAAAATTCGCCCAGTGAAAAGATGGAAACCTGCCCGGCGAGCATGCCCGCTTCATCAATAACCGGCAGTGAGCGAATGTCGTGTTCGTCGATGATCTCGAGGGCTTCGGCACAGGTGGCCTTGTCATCGATGCGGAAAATTTTGCGGCGCATGATGTCATGCACGCGGGGGGTCACATCGCCAATAAAGAGAGGAAGCGGTTGGTTGAAGCGCTTGAGGATGGCATCGATCCGGGCGTTGGAATTGCCACAGCGGGCCGCAACATAGCCTTTTTCGCCAGTGGCTTCCTTGTACGAGGCGTAGGCAATCGCCGAGCAAATCGCGTCGGCGTCCGGATTTTTGTGACCAATGATGTATGTGGGGATCATGTAAAGCGTTCGGGTAATGTTAACTTAGCAAATTACCAACCTATTTGTCGAATGCGAGACTGAAAGGCAGAAATGGAAGAAAATGAATGAAAACGCGCGAATTCTACCAAACGCGTCATGGCTGAAATCTACTGACGTAGGGCATGAAAAAAGCCGGAGCGTGGTGCTCCGGCTTGAGAAAAATAGGATCTTTCGATTCTCGGCTTAGCTACCTCCTCCGCCGGGAGCAGGGTATGGCTTGGAGTTCGAGGTGGTCTTGATCGCCTGGCTGATGTCGCTGGTGGGGGTGCCGGGAGTCTCGGAGGCCGAGCCGGAAACCAGTTGGTTTTCCGTGTCGGAGATGTTCGTGTAGAAGGTCACGTGGCCGTCCATGAATGCGATGTGACCACCTTCACCGGTCCAGGGGGAGGTGTTGCTCCACTTACCGCTGCTGTCCAGACCCTTGGTCCAGATCAACGGGGTGGTGGAGGTCGGTGCATTCGGGCTCAGTGCGACTGCTACGGAGTAGCTCGGGTCGTTATCACCAATGCTGCCCCAAGTTTCGTTACGGGTGAAGCCGCCGGTGTCGGTGCGCACACCGATGAAGCCAGGAACTGTATCCATCGCGGCAACGTCTTCGTCTGAAGCGAGGAACCACAGGGAAGCGTCACTCAGGTCGACATTGTAGGCCAGAACTTCGGCGAATGCCTTGGGGCTGTTCGCTGCATTCTTGGTGGTTGGTGGTGAGAATGTGCCATCGGCAATGGACTTGGTGCGACCGCCGCTGGTTGCGAAATTGTTAAAGCCAAGCGCGATCTGGCGCATGTTGCTGGAGGACTTGGCTTGGTCGGCCTTGGTGCGAACGCTGCCCACTGCGGGGATCAGAATTGCGGCCAGAATGCCGATAATAGCGATAACCGTGAGGAGTTCAACAAGGGTGAAGCCTTTACGGCTGATTTCTTTACGAGATAGTGTCATGTTCCGGGTGTCGGGTTAGGATTGAGACGCAAATGATTAAACCTGCGCCTATTATATATTTCAGGTTATGATATGAATATCACTTTCTGGCTGCTGAAAAGCAAATTTTCTCGCCAAAGTGCGATATTTTCAAGGGTTTAGCTCTTTTCTTGATCTAATAGGGGAGGGGAAATTTTTCGGAAAGTTCCAATGCGATTGCTTTGGCTTGAGCGATTTTTTCTTCGCTTTCCGGGTCGCTGAGGACCAGGTCTATCG
This is a stretch of genomic DNA from Cerasicoccus sp. TK19100. It encodes these proteins:
- the ccsA gene encoding cytochrome c biogenesis protein produces the protein MNPVFRFFSSLGLTVALLALSIVLVFFGTLDQVQWGINHTQKLYFESWVVMSPVVSLIKVFTSQQFDPDLAHITFPLPGGFTLGALLLINLSCSHFRYFKASWKKSGIAVLHLGVLLLIVSGFTTSMLQEESQMRMDEGGAPVNYSTDFRAAEIVLIDKSAADSDTVTAIPFKLALDEDTIALPNGFTLNIIAAVQNGGMGIRNNLLNDYQSFVIQSEQPGAPKMSEEQFRQVNGTIAGLRDPNVVMIGMDGTPLVNAADLNMQGFAPRMDGIVIQHPPTFKEDEANMAAAAVQVVAPNGEALGTWLLSAGIGPEFPAQGFEYEGKRYDLGLRFERTYFPFTLQLIDFKHDRYPGTNIPKNFSSDVIINNPQTGENRPTLIYMNNPLRYEGYTFFQASFANEDTTSILQVVSNATWWLPYLAITLVGLGMTMQFGLSLMTFANRKSAKKAKESSDATTPSGGVLVPGIFLAIGLLITGAGFFQKPKSDFAVQSFAELPVQSGGRILPLDSVAINSLRIIQGRQNVRLDDGRKLTASEWLLDLAYKPELADDYPVFRIVNAEVLALYGWQQTDRKYFSWNELSPEFSMLAEMARQVPDEETQRTPFHKALIKLTNALTMYNALGHSLDPGADYQAWEEVAGPGSEALRQREQGQPFDEAALTPFIVMADYYMRLAQTADLGVTAPPAGSGSNDWLNIGEGMFTTIQSGELSDVVKGYGALGVAYREGQPEAFAQTLAEMKAELALQSSASRVQFEELFNVMQPFYYTIIIYVMIFFLVCVSWLKWSAPLQRAAFWLMVLALVVHTFGLFARMYIQGRPPVTNLYSSAIFVGWVSIILGVILERIYRNGVGSFVASLIGFVTLIIAHNLALTGDTLEMMRAVLDDNFWLATHVVIITAGYGAVFLAGALGLIYIVRGLMTPGLEKSTAKTLYGMSYGITCFGLLFSFVGTMLGGVWADQSWGRFWGWDPKENGALIIVLWGALMLHARWGGLVKERGFMVLAVGGNIVTAWSWFGTNLLGIGLHSYGFLSAAFTWLTIFWVSQLFFIAIGLIPLKYWSSYSRWKKQS
- a CDS encoding PQQ-dependent sugar dehydrogenase, with the protein product MLSSTSISANIQQADTDLPFDNVSAYSLENAFPGLSFSDPITITTVPGESDRVFIGEKGGMLWVIPDLNAPVLEKQQFLSLKYIQNAWESGLLGVAFHPDFASNGYFYVYYTPHEFIDGVRIRYNRLSRFQVSADDPNVADPTSELILINQLDKDIFHNAGDVHFGSDGYLYFTNGDGGDANDSYDVAQRLDLDYFAGLFRIDVDRLPGNLEPNSHPSVVLNPETGKANYAIPADNPWVGATSFNGSPVNAEEVIMEYFAIGLRNPFRFWIDDTSGNIWIGDVGQYAQEEVDISRGGENFGWAYREGLIDGFKSDQQPEGFVETPPIHVYPRNEGRAIIGGLVYREDFYPELAGAYVFGDYVSGRIWALRYNGESVSRELLTQQTSLTEFDLHPQTGEILVSIRDSGEIMKLVRNDELAALPETLSETGAFTSLQDMTPAAGVIPYEPNVSFWSDHAIKQRWFALSGEEPFDYSLDEGWTAPTGAIWAKHFELELERGNPDSRKRIETRFLVKTEAGAYGVSYQWNEAGTEATLASADGVDIALDIVDEHGFEKTQTWRIPSRSECMQCHSAVSGFALSFNARQLNRSDEFAGQYQNVLAGLTAMGYLAGGPDSEEVKYIPAFATKTDESQSLEFRARSYLAVNCAQCHQPGGAAISDIDLRPHRSLRGTGMINALPGNDAGGNGDPDNRVIVPGDPDHSVLLQRLCACNGFTRMPPLATFEIDDEGVALIRDWILSLAGYESYHEWIENYFSLTAPESAADVDADGDGFSNEFEHLAGTNPNRFADAWQPTFQMDGDQLQLQYQTVRNLPLLIEASNDLVDWQLWEQGPQSLLSTEGGATMVHDLELESPLFLRFVFPGIPDSTED
- a CDS encoding replication-associated recombination protein A — encoded protein: MRPRNLSEVIGQEHLLGEDCLLPRLIKADSFGSLLFYGPPGCGKTTMAEVIAEETGSHCVRLNAVLSNVAELRDVLRMARYQPDQRTILFIDEIHRFNKAQQDLLLPDVEAGHVRLIGATTHNPGFYVIPPLLSRSHLFRLEPLPEDAVVKVLRRALEDEERGLGKTHCTAPDEVLIGLARLCDGDTRRALNALETLVLSKPMGSKATTEDLKVFARERQIRYDNNEDEHYDTISAYIKSMRGGDPDAALYWLAKMLAGGEDPRFIARRLVILASEDIGMADSRALPLAVSAFQACEFIGMPECELNLAHVTVFLACAPKSNSTTMAISAAKQAIRNGPLQAVPMWLRDAHTKLNKQLGQGEGYRYSHDYPEAVSGQEYMIEPQTFYRPKKSGAETAIGERLAQWRTIKAEIQRSEGGQE
- a CDS encoding phage holin family protein produces the protein MAEPKANNWLAWLRSWVLIALGVLLAAWTSDGISFRSDGSLVMGVLLISVLNVFLRPILLLFALPFVVLTLGLGIFLINALLFWLASSIVPGFEVAGFGSALWGAFVVSFTNWLATALLGGPRNVRVRVNRGQSGGKGPDRRDDDVIDV